The genomic region GGTGTTGCCCGTGGGCCGGGAACTCAACGGCATATTCAACAACAGCGCGTTCAGTGGCTTCGTCGGCGCGGTTCTTCAGGTTGGGGACGCGGCGGTTCTGGTTAATCAGCGCATCGATGCCGCCTTCAGCAGCCAGTTCCTGATAACGGTAAAACGTGTCGCGTGACACGCCCATGATCTTGCAGGCTTTTGATACGTTACCGAGTTCTTCGGCGAGATTGAGCAGGCCGGCTTTGTGTTTGATGATGGGATTGTTAGTATGAATCATGAGAGTTACCTCGCGTTTTGTTTAAGGATTAGACACCCATATCAAAACCGGTAACTCTCAACCTTTCAAGGTCCAGTGTCAGATCAAGTCGCGACTAATACACTTAAATGGAGCAGGCAGCACTTTTACAGTGTCTGCTGGGCGCATTTTGTAAGACCCTGTAAATAATTCTGTGTAACTGCCACCACGTCAAAGGTGAACGCTCAGGCGGTCACCGAACTCAATAATAAAGCGGCTCATCGCCAGCCGACAGTTCTGGATCGGCATACTCCATTTTTTCGATGCCGACTGGATTGCCAGCCACACCTCCTTTTTCACTGCGTCGTCAGTCGGGAACACCTTCCGCTTCTTGATGGCATCCCGGATCACGCTGTTCAGCGACTCAATGGCATTCGTGGTGTAGATAGCTTTTCGGATGTCAGACGGATAGCCGAAGAACGTATTGAGGTTTTCCCCGTGCGCACGCCAGCTTTTGCTGATTTGTGGATATTTGTCATCCCATTCTTCGGCGAACGCATCCAGCGCCATCCGTGCGGCCGCTTCTGTTGGTGCCTGATAAACGGTTTTCAGCCCGCCCGTGACCGCTTTGTAGTCCTTCCACACCCCACGCAGGCAATCAGGATGTCCTGAAGGCCGCGATTTTTAAGTTGCGTCAGCACGTTCAGCCAGAACTTTGCACCTTCATTTTCAGCCAGCCACATCCCCGGAAGCTCTTTCCGGCCTTCGGTATTGATGCCCGGGACCAGGAACACCGCTTTGTTAATCACGCTGCCATTCTGACGAACCTTAACAACAATACAGTCCAGATAAACAATGGGATAGAGCGCATCCAGCTGGCGATTCTGCCATTCGGCGACCTGCTCTTTAACGGCATCCGTGACTTTTGATATCAGGGCCGGTGACACATCAGTATCGTACATCTCTTTGAACGTATCGACGATTTCCCGCGTGGTCATGCCTTTGGCATACAAGGATAAAATCTGGCTGTCCATCTGCTCGATACGCGTCTGATTCTTCTTAATCAGCTGAGGTTCAAAGGTATTTTCCCGGTCGCGCGGCGTGTTTAGCCCGATTTCACCGTCGTCGCACAGCAGCGTTTTCGGAGAGTAGCCGTTGCGGGTATTGGTGCCGGTTTTAGGGGCATTTTTCTCATGCCCGAGGTGGTCAGTCAGTTCTGCATTGAGTGCCGTTTCAACGGTCAGCTTCGTGAGCATGCGGAAAAACTGATTAAGGCCGGCCTCAGTTTTGAGGCCTTTGGCCAGTTCAGCAGCAAGGGCCTTAAGTTTCTTCTCGTCGTCCATAATTTGCCTGTCTCCATTGTTGGAGTGAACATATCAAAAACAGGCAATTACACAATTTTAATTACAGTCTCTTTTGTAAAAAACCACCTGCATAGCAGGTGCCATTGATTTCGCCCCACAGGGGCGCACTAAGTCCAGACTCAGAGAGCCTTCCCTTCACACTTCTTTCAGTGGAAGCTGGCTCTCTTCAACTTCATGTTTTTCCTGATACTTCACGTACTTTATTATCATTTCTTCGTTTATACCTCCGGTATCGACACAATAACCTCTTGCCCAAAAATCATTCCCCCACTGCTTGTTCTTACGCAAGCAGGGAAATTTACTGAACAATCGAAGGGCTGTTTTACCCTTTAAGCCGCCTGTTACATGGGAAATCGAAAGCCGTGGAGGCACTTTTACCCGCAAACGGACATGGTCTGTCTGGACATTCAGCTCCACTACTTCTATCCCGGGCTGCTCACCTGAGATCCTTATCGGCTTACAGACCTCTTTACCAACATTGTTACTAAGGATGCGAAACCGGTACCTGGGTGTCCATACGATATGATATTGACAACACCAGAGCACATGAGATGCTTTCTGGAATCTGCTCATGGTTAAATCCCTGGGAGTTATGGGGATAACAGATTCGGATTTTCCCATGAGTAGCATGACTGGCAGAGCCAACTTATTGCTGACCACCTCCACAGGAGGTGGTGTTCATGGTTAGGAAACTGAATCATCGTTTTAAAAATTTCCTGACCATGAGCAGCAGTGTCTGTAATGCAGTAATGATGTGCCATCGGGAACGTTATGGTCATAAAATGGCATTTGCGGCGCGTTTTTAACCTGAAAGCTGTTTTTCAGACGCACTTATCCCGCAGTCTGTGCCAGAAGCCATCGTTTCCGGTCGATGTTATGCAGTCTTTCTGCCACCAACTCCGACGCGTGCCTCCCGGCCTGCGCACTGCTGAAGCGCAGTCGGTTGCCGCACAGAATGCATTTGTACGGATCCGTGCGCAGAAATTCTTTCATCAGCGCGGCGAAGCCGGGCTTCTCCGGTTTTTTCCGCGCTTCCATCTCCAGGGCTTCATACACCTTCGGCAGCAGGCTACCCCGTTTACGGTTTGATAAAAAACCGTAATAACGCACCATCTTAAAATGCTTCGCCGGGATATGGCTGATATAACGTCCGATCATATCTTCCTGCGTCAGCGTCTGCTGCCGGTACTGCTGCGTACGGTGGTCGTAATAGTGGTGCACCACCGCGCCGCCGCTGTAGTGCCTCAGCTTCGCCGCCGACACGGGGGGCCGTTTCAGGTACCGGCCCAGATATTTGACGCTCCGCCAGGCCCCCCGGGTCTTCTTCGCGAAGTGGACCTTCCAGCGGCGCCCGTACTGCGCCTGCAGATAGCGCAGCCACTGTTTTTTGTCGTGGATATGCCCCAGCCCCGGCAGCCTGCCGGGGTTAATCAGGTCATAGCTGTGGCGCAGCAGCCGGATGACGGCTCCGCGCCAGATTTCCTCCACGGCATGCTTTTTAAAGAAGAGGTCGCGCCATACGCCGTGTTTAATATCAAGCCCGCCGCGGGTGACGGAGAGATGAATGTGGGGATGCTGGTTGAGCTGGCGACCGTAGGTGTGCAGGGCGCAGAAGATACCGACTTCCACACCCTGTTTTCTGGCCCAGCGGAGCATGGCGCGGGTGGCTGCGCGGAACAGGGCATTGAGCAGAGGCCAGTTATTGTTGAAAAAGGGCCACAGCAGATGGGGCATGGTGAAGGTGATATGCTGCCAGTCGCAGTCGGGCAGAATTTGCTGTTGCTCTGTAATCCACTGCTCCGTGGCCTTATGTCCGCAGGAGCTGCAGCCTTTTGATTTACAGGTCTGGCAGAAGAAGCGGGTGTGGGTGCAGTCCGGGGAGGCGCAGCAGTATCGCTTCACCCCCATGGCAGCAGTGCCGCAGGCGAGCATGCGCTCGACGCAGAGTACGGTCCAGGGGCTGAGGGTGTCCCCGTGTTTATCCATATACCGGTTCCAGGCGTCATCAGTGGTGAACAGCAGTTTTGCCGGGCGCGGGATATACATGCGGCGGATTATCGCTCTGCAGTGGCACCGGTATTATAGTGCCAGTCGTCACAGTCATCGGCCCAGTTGTCGGTGTGTTTATCCCAGGGAGCGAAGGTCACCGGCAGCATGCCGGATTCTGTGGCGATAATAAACACATCGGCTGGCATGGACTCAAGGACGACATCGCCGTCGGGTGAGTCAGGCGGCTCAAAGCCGCGGATGATGCAGACGAGAGGCGGGTCGAAGTGTGTATCGAGGAAAAACTGTGGCCCCAGGTGGACACAGTGACGAATGGCATCTGCGAGCGCTTCCATAAAACTATTTTGCAGGATTTTTATCAGGTTACGTTCCGTAAGAAGTTATACGAAGACCTGGAGAGCCTGCAAACGGATCTGGACAACTGGTTGTGGCATTACAATAATGAGCGAACTCATCAGGGAAAAATGTGCTGCGGGCGTACGCCAATGGCCACGTTACTTGATGGTAAACGAGTCTGGGCAGAAAAAAATCTGAACCAGATGTAATCTGACAGACACCTGTATAAATAACCGGTAACTGTCAGATCAGGTCTGAGCTAGTACATCTTATGTATAATTATCCTGTTTCATCAACGGAATGAGTTTCAGAAAAAATTATATGATGTTGAATAAAATTGCTCAGAATCAAACCCGATGACTCCGCAGGATTTGAGGAAGTTTCATATCAATTTATTATCTTCTGGCATGACTAAGTTTAC from Erwinia tracheiphila harbors:
- the tnpA gene encoding IS200/IS605 family transposase — its product is MSRFQKASHVLWCCQYHIVWTPRYRFRILSNNVGKEVCKPIRISGEQPGIEVVELNVQTDHVRLRVKVPPRLSISHVTGGLKGKTALRLFSKFPCLRKNKQWGNDFWARGYCVDTGGINEEMIIKYVKYQEKHEVEESQLPLKEV
- a CDS encoding IS91 family transposase, with the translated sequence MYIPRPAKLLFTTDDAWNRYMDKHGDTLSPWTVLCVERMLACGTAAMGVKRYCCASPDCTHTRFFCQTCKSKGCSSCGHKATEQWITEQQQILPDCDWQHITFTMPHLLWPFFNNNWPLLNALFRAATRAMLRWARKQGVEVGIFCALHTYGRQLNQHPHIHLSVTRGGLDIKHGVWRDLFFKKHAVEEIWRGAVIRLLRHSYDLINPGRLPGLGHIHDKKQWLRYLQAQYGRRWKVHFAKKTRGAWRSVKYLGRYLKRPPVSAAKLRHYSGGAVVHHYYDHRTQQYRQQTLTQEDMIGRYISHIPAKHFKMVRYYGFLSNRKRGSLLPKVYEALEMEARKKPEKPGFAALMKEFLRTDPYKCILCGNRLRFSSAQAGRHASELVAERLHNIDRKRWLLAQTAG